A genomic region of Trifolium pratense cultivar HEN17-A07 linkage group LG3, ARS_RC_1.1, whole genome shotgun sequence contains the following coding sequences:
- the LOC123915911 gene encoding NDR1/HIN1-like protein 26: MSQITIKSPKHCATKQVLRIERNYKKIFFAFSTFFTTILLLILLIYFILKPTKPQFSLQELDIYQLNLSGPILNSSIQLTLLSKNPNQKVSIYYDEFQLYATYKNQQITSDSFVPPFYQGQQESNLLSALLIGNGLPVAPSIGYELSHDQLSGRLSLNLKANGKLRWKIGTWVSGRYRFNVNCVSILAFGIGNSMNAPPLASKQGALCSTTI, from the coding sequence ATGTCTCAAATCACAATCAAATCTCCAAAACATTGTGCAACAAAACAAGTACTAAGAATAGAGAGAAACTACAAGAAAATCTTCTTTGCTTTCTCAACATTTTTCACCACAATCTTATTACTCATACTTCTCATCTATTTCATCCTCAAACCAACCAAACCTCAATTCTCCCTCCAAGAACTTGACATCTATCAACTAAACCTCTCAGGACCAATCCTCAACTCCTCAATCCAACTCACTCTCCTCTCAAAAAATCCAAACCAAAAAGTTAGCATATACTACGACGAGTTTCAACTTTATGCAACATACAAGAATCAACAAATAACTAGTGATTCATTTGTGCCACCCTTTTACCAAGGACAACAAGAGAGTAATTTGTTGTCGGCTTTGTTGATTGGAAATGGTTTACCTGTTGCTCCTTCTATTGGTTATGAATTGAGTCATGATCAACTTTCTGGAAGATTGAGTTTGAATCTTAAAGCTAATGGAAAACTTCGTTGGAAAATCGGTACTTGGGTTTCTGGTCGTTACAGGTTCAATGTTAATTGTGTTTCTATTCTGGCTTTTGGAATTGGAAACTCTATGAATGCTCCTCCTCTTGCTTCAAAACAGGGTGCTCTGTGTTCTACcacaatttaa